The Amycolatopsis jiangsuensis nucleotide sequence GCCGGCGAGCTCGGGGGCGACCGGGGCGAGCGTGATCAGGAAGTCCGGGCCGAAGTCCGCCCGCAGCGCGTCGATCAGCTTGTTCAGCGCGCCGTTCGACATCTGCTCCTCGACGTCGAGGTCGATCCCGGACAGCGAGTGGTCCTTGATCAGCTGCCGCAGCAACGGATAGTAGGTGTCGAAGTCGTTCTCCAGCCGCTCGAAGCTGCCCTTGGCCGCACCGCCGACGAACGCCAGCGCGTGCACGCCCTGGCCCTGCATGGTGGCGAGGTCCTGCCACAGCCGGCGGTACCGGTCCGCGGACGGCGGATCGTCGTTCAACGTCACGGTGGCGCCGTCGTTGAGGTGCACAGCGCCGACGATCACATCGGTGACGCCGGTGTCGTTGTCGGTCAGACCCAGTGGGGAGATGTAGGAATCGCCGTCGTAGCCGGTCTGGTAGTAGACGACGACCCGGCGTCCGG carries:
- a CDS encoding glycosyl hydrolase family 18 protein, which codes for MKKLAAAVLAVFMVLFATVPAAAATGRRVVVYYQTGYDGDSYISPLGLTDNDTGVTDVIVGAVHLNDGATVTLNDDPPSADRYRRLWQDLATMQGQGVHALAFVGGAAKGSFERLENDFDTYYPLLRQLIKDHSLSGIDLDVEEQMSNGALNKLIDALRADFGPDFLITLAPVAPELAGGGGLSGLDYDQLYRDRGDQISWFNTQFYCGWGSLADTSGYDGIISHGVVPASKVVAGTVTNPANCSGYVDMPTLQSTVGSLVQKYPDFGGVDGWEYFNSLPGDKAAPWQWAQQIAPTVKG